The Phoenix dactylifera cultivar Barhee BC4 unplaced genomic scaffold, palm_55x_up_171113_PBpolish2nd_filt_p 000333F, whole genome shotgun sequence genome window below encodes:
- the LOC103695696 gene encoding probable carboxylesterase 12, producing MDPDKEIDLELFSIIRVYKSGRIERLVGTDTVPAGVDPDTGVTSKDVTIDPSTAVSARLHLPNLSNAPNKKLPILVYYHGGGFCSQSAFSSTYFHFIKTLVAQSGILLVSVNYRLAPEHPLPIAYDDSWAALRWVASHSGGGGGPEAWLSEHGDFLRVFLAGDSSGANIAHHMALRAGAEGLGPGIRIEGLILFHPYFWGKEPVESEPALPEFRSYQEAFWRLVCPGTAKGLDDPLINPLSEGAPGLEGLAGERTLVCLAEDELRWRGRAYYERLKGSGWRGEAELVESEGEYHVFHLMKPDCQQALLLMERVVEFLKCKDQ from the coding sequence ATGGATCCCGACAAAGAAATCGATCTTGAACTCTTCTCGATCATTCGCGTTTACAAGAGCGGCCGCATCGAGCGCCTCGTCGGCACTGACACCGTCCCAGCCGGCGTCGACCCCGACACCGGCGTCACCTCCAAAGACGTCACGATCGACCCCTCCACCGCCGTCTCCGCCCGCCTCCACCTCCCTAACCTGAGCAACGCACCCAACAAGAAGCTTCCGATCCTCGTCTACTACCACGGCGGAGGCTTCTGTTCTCAGTCCGCCTTCTCTTCCACCTACTTCCACTTCATCAAAACCCTCGTCGCCCAATCCGGCATCCTCCTCGTCTCCGTCAACTACCGCCTCGCCCCCGAGCACCCTCTCCCCATCGCCTACGATGACTCCTGGGCGGCGCTCCGGTGGGTGGCCTCCCactccggcggcggcggcggacccGAGGCGTGGCTGTCCGAGCACGGCGACTTCCTCCGCGTCTTCCTGGCCGGCGACAGCTCCGGGGCCAACATCGCCCACCATATGGCTCTACGCGCCGGGGCGGAGGGGCTGGGCCCCGGGATAAGGATCGAAGGGCTGATATTGTTCCATCCGTACTTCTGGGGGAAGGAGCCGGTGGAATCGGAGCCGGCGCTTCCAGAATTCAGGAGTTATCAGGAGGCGTTCTGGAGGTTGGTGTGCCCGGGGACGGCGAAGGGGCTCGATGACCCGCTGATAAATCCGCTGTCCGAGGGGGCGCCGGGGCTGGAGGGGCTGGCTGGGGAGAGGACGCTGGTGTGCCTGGCGGAGGACGAGCTGAGGTGGAGGGGGAGGGCGTACTACGAGAGGCTGAAGGGGAGTGGGTGGAGAGGGGAGGCGGAGCTGGTGGAGTCGGAGGGGGAGTATCATGTGTTTCATCTCATGAAGCCTGACTGCCAGCAAGCTCTGCTCTTGATGGAGCGTGTGGTGGAGTTTCTGAAATGCAAAGATCAGTAA